The DNA window TCGGTGTGAAATGGACGCCGTCGGCCGAGGACTTTCTCGCCGGCCCTGAGCAGCCACCGGCACCGTGGGAGTCCGGCTGGAAGGACATCGTGCGCGTCGATGGCGGCACCGTGACCCGCATCATCGTCCGCTTCCCGACCGCCGAGGAGCTCGGGTTCGATCCGGACGCGCCATTCCCCCGCCTTGCACCACATACCCACGCTCCCCTGTCCCACCAATCTGTGAACCCGGACCCGGTGGTGCATCCCGCGCATGGTTCGACGCCGGGGTCCGACCTGCAGGGCTATGTATGGCACTGCCACCTGCTCGATCACGAAGACCACGACATGATGCTGCGATATCGGATGGTGCGAGGATGAGAATGCCGGTGCCCCAGCGGGTGGAGATCAGGGAAGTCGCGATGCGCGACGGACTGCAGAACGAATGGCCGATCCCACTGGAAGCCAAACTGCGGTTGCTGCAAGCCATCTCGATGACCGGTGTACGTGAGGTTGAGGTGACCGCGTTCGTATCGGCATCTCGGGTGCCCGCGCACGCCGACGCCGAACAACTGGCCGCCCAACTGTATCGCTGGCCGAAGCTCACCTTCTCGGCCTTGGTCGCCAGTCTCACCGGCGCTCGCCGTGCGGTGGCCGCAGGCCTGGAAACGATCGAGTACGTGGTCTCGGCCGCCGATGGGCACAGCCACGCCAATGTCGGTCGGTCGAGCGCCGAAGCCGCCGCCCGCATCAGCGATATCGCCCAAGTGGTGCACAGCGCCGGAGGTCAGCTGGAAGTCATCGTCGCCACCGCATGGGATTGCCCGTTCGACGGACCGGTCGCACCGCAGCGGGTGATCGAGCTCGCCGACCGCGCGGTCGATACCGGCGCCGACGCTATTTCCCTGGCCGACACCAT is part of the Nocardia sp. NBC_00565 genome and encodes:
- a CDS encoding hydroxymethylglutaryl-CoA lyase, with product MPVPQRVEIREVAMRDGLQNEWPIPLEAKLRLLQAISMTGVREVEVTAFVSASRVPAHADAEQLAAQLYRWPKLTFSALVASLTGARRAVAAGLETIEYVVSAADGHSHANVGRSSAEAAARISDIAQVVHSAGGQLEVIVATAWDCPFDGPVAPQRVIELADRAVDTGADAISLADTIGTTTPARVLDLVDQVRAVIGPTALGAHFHNTSGTGLASAYAALLAGVTRLDASVGGLGGCPFAPGASGNIATEELLYLLDGCGVASGLNLPAVLTAAELAQHAVDRTGTSNLLDAERGRRDRARQQAESR